The region CCTGGTCCCGGCCGGAGCGTTGAATCACCCAACGTGAAGGATCGGCCTCCGATCCCCATGGAGGGCGAGTCGCCGCGCAGGTGAAGAGATATCTCGACCACCGCGGCAAAGCGTTATGGCGGCTCGCCCACCGCATGGACGAAAGGCTCGAGTGGGCCCGTGAGGCAGCGGAATAATCCTCCGCTGCCATTTTTGTTTTTGCCTGGCTGCTGCGACCTATTCCACCAGCAACGATAAGGCGGCTTTTTGCTTGCACGGCCAGAGAGGATCGCTGATAATAGGCATTGTCAGTTATAATACCCACGGAGTGGGGCGCAGCAACAGGAGGACGCACATGATACGGAAGTACGGACAATGCTTGGGGATAATTGTTCTTGCGGTAATTTTCGCGCTATTGGTCACAGGAACTGAGACATCGGCGCGGGTAGGCGGTGGTGGCAGCTTTGGGAGCCGTGGTTCCCGCAGCTTCTCCAGCCCGAGCCGCAACTACTATAGGCCGACAACTCCCACTCAGCCGCAGACTGAGCCGAGGAGCCCCTATGCGAGCCCGATACCCCCATCGCCAGGGGGCGGCTTCATGCGGAGCCTGGCGGGAGGCTTGGTTGGTGGGTTTCTCGGCGGAATGTTGTTCCGGAGCTTGGGCTTCGGCGGCTATGGCGGCATGGGTGGAGGGTTTGGCTTGATGGACCTGGTTATCCTGGGCGGGATCGGCTTGGCGATCTACTGGGTGGTCAAGCAACGGTCGCAACCGACGCCAACCGAGGGGTCGTATCAGCGCATGGCGTGGGGCGAACGTGAGCCGGAGTCCTACCAGGGCGCAGCTTCGCAGGCAACGATGACCCGAGAGACCGATGTGGACCAAGGCCTGGCGTACATCCGCCAGATGGACCCTGGTTTTGAGGAGGGGCGCTTCCGGGAGGCGATCACCGATCTCTTTTTCAAGGTCCAAGCGGCTTGGGCAAATCGCGATCTGGAGCCGGTCCGTGTGATCCTCACGTCACAGATGTACACGCAGCTTGGCGCAGATGTGATGCGGCTCAAGAACGAACGAAAGATCAACCGCCTGGAAAATATTGCAGTCCGCTCCGTCGAACTGACAGAGGCGTGGCAGGAGCAAGGGCAGGATTACGTGACTGTTCGCTTCTTAGCGAACCTTCTGGATTACACCGTCGACGAAGGGACTGCCCAAGTCGTGGAAGGCAGCCGCACCGACCCTGTGAAGTTTGAAGAGTACTGGACCGTGACGCGCCCGGTCGGGCCGAATCCCTGGCTGCTCACGGCTATCAATCAGGCAGAGAACTGAACGTTCAGCTTTCAGCGATCAGCCTTTCAGTTGAAGAAGAACGCCCCCCGCGAGACAAGTCACGGGGGGCGTTCTGTTCATTGCAGCAGGTCGGAATTACAGCCTGATAACATTCGCCGCCTGTTTTCCTTTTGGACCATCGACGACCTCAAACTCGACTTCCTGACCCTCGGCCAATGTCTTGAAGCCGGAGCCCTGGATGGCGGAATAATGCACAAAGACGTCGTCGCCATCCGATCGCTCAATGAAGCCGTATCCCTTGCTGTCATTAAACCATTTTACCTTACCGGTTAACCGCACGTCCTTCATCCCTCCTTTTCCATTCCATCCTGAATAAGCTATCCCGTCGTCTTGTTTTCAAGGGCTGCTCAGGAAGATCACAGCCCGTAGAACGCTTGGAAGGCATCCACCACATATTCCAGCATCGGCTGGGTCAGTTCCGGATAGATTGGTAGGGCCAATGCCTCCCTAGCGGCCTGTTCGGATGCCGGCATATCCCCCGTCTTGTACCCAAGATACTCGAAGCAGATCTGAAGGTGGAGCGGCATGGGGTAGTAGATATCGTGCCCGATCCCTCGGGACTCCAGAAAATGGCCCAGCTCATCTCGCCTTGGGGCTCTAATCACATACTGATTGAATGCGTGCCGTTCATTCTTGGGAATATCTGGAAGCCGGATCCGGTCCTCCAAGCTTCTTTCGCGAAAGAGGGCATCATACTGCTTGGCATTGTTGATCCGCTGCTCCGTCCACTGATCGAGGTACTTCAGCTTGACGGCCAGAAGAGCCGCCTGCAGTTCGTCAAGGCGGAAATTACCCCCGAGACGAGGGTGGAGATATTTGGTTGACGATCCATGGTTCCGCAGAGCTGAGAGCGTTGATGCCAGGGCAGGATCGCTGGTCACGACCATTCCACCGTCACCGAAACCACCCAGGTTTTTTGTGGGGTAGAACGAGAAGCAGCCCAAGAGCCCTATACAGCCGGCCCTTCGGCCATATTCATCCTTTGCCCCAATGGCCTGGGCAGCATCTTCTATCACGGCGAGTTGATGCTGAGCAGCCAACGTACGGATCGGCTCCATCTCGGCACAGCGACCGAATAGGTGGACCGGGATGATCGCACGGGTCCGCTTCGTGATCCGGCCGGCAATCAGCTTCGAATCAATAGTGAAACGGGCCGGATCGATATCGACAAAAACCGGCCTGGCCCCGGACCTGGCGATGGATCCTGCCGTGGCGATGAAGGTATAGGGGGTCGTGATAACCTCATCTCCTGCGCCGATGCCCAGGGCCATGAGAGCCAGCAGCAGAGCGTCGGTACCTGAGGAGACGCCCACCGCGTGGGGGACGCCACAATACCGCGCAATCTCATCCTCGAGTCGGCGAACCTGAGGGCCAAGAATGAACTGCTGACTATCGCACACCTCATCGATCGCGTATCTGATCTCGCTCTTGATGGCAGCGTACTGGGCTTTAAGATCCAAAAAGGGGACCCGCATTTTCACATCCGTATAATCCGTATAAGAGGACGGCTCTACTGCTCACCTACCATCCGGTGTGTTCGAAATATTACGCACGTCGGGGGCTAAAGTCTACAGCTTTTTCTCATTACTACCAACTTTAGACGAATTCGGAGCTCAGGGGTCAGAAGGGTAGCGTGTTAGGGAGGAGTTGGCCCGGACAAAAGCCAGCTTTTTGGCTAAGCTGGACGGCAATGGTGTGATGGTGATCATTCTTTGAATAGTGTCGGCCCTTGTGGTTCCTCTCGGTCACTTGCCGCAGATTCCTTACGTATCTGGTCAGGCCGGATGCCGGAAATATCCATCACTGAATTCTCTGCGGCCTCCTCTTCAGAGGGGCCAAGTGGCGTCAACCTCTCGAAATCCAATAAGACGCGGTCCGCTTCCCGCTCATTTAAATTCTCTGCGGCTTTTTGAACCCCACGCTTGGTGATCCGTCCGAGGAGCAGACCGAGCAGAAATACGACGAGAATAATCCCGAGAAGCTGAACCGCAGACACTGAAACTGATGAGATCCTCAGGAAGTCAACGAAGGCAGAAACCAGATCAAGCGCGCTTTCAATTATCGCCCACATGTTATCCCGCGCGAGGATCAGATGTTTGTGATGACAGCTTCGAGGTGGGTGGCGCTAGGGCAGGAATGGCCGCTACTTACCCTTGATCACCAGCGCCGACTGTACTTCCCTGACCCCAGAGACCTCCCTGGACAAAGCGATCGCTCGATCAACTTGGGTCTGAGAGTTGACAAACCCGGACAGGATTACCCGTCCGCGGAA is a window of Candidatus Methylomirabilota bacterium DNA encoding:
- a CDS encoding Tim44 domain-containing protein, which produces MRSLAGGLVGGFLGGMLFRSLGFGGYGGMGGGFGLMDLVILGGIGLAIYWVVKQRSQPTPTEGSYQRMAWGEREPESYQGAASQATMTRETDVDQGLAYIRQMDPGFEEGRFREAITDLFFKVQAAWANRDLEPVRVILTSQMYTQLGADVMRLKNERKINRLENIAVRSVELTEAWQEQGQDYVTVRFLANLLDYTVDEGTAQVVEGSRTDPVKFEEYWTVTRPVGPNPWLLTAINQAEN
- a CDS encoding DegT/DnrJ/EryC1/StrS family aminotransferase, encoding MRVPFLDLKAQYAAIKSEIRYAIDEVCDSQQFILGPQVRRLEDEIARYCGVPHAVGVSSGTDALLLALMALGIGAGDEVITTPYTFIATAGSIARSGARPVFVDIDPARFTIDSKLIAGRITKRTRAIIPVHLFGRCAEMEPIRTLAAQHQLAVIEDAAQAIGAKDEYGRRAGCIGLLGCFSFYPTKNLGGFGDGGMVVTSDPALASTLSALRNHGSSTKYLHPRLGGNFRLDELQAALLAVKLKYLDQWTEQRINNAKQYDALFRERSLEDRIRLPDIPKNERHAFNQYVIRAPRRDELGHFLESRGIGHDIYYPMPLHLQICFEYLGYKTGDMPASEQAAREALALPIYPELTQPMLEYVVDAFQAFYGL
- a CDS encoding cold-shock protein, with amino-acid sequence MKDVRLTGKVKWFNDSKGYGFIERSDGDDVFVHYSAIQGSGFKTLAEGQEVEFEVVDGPKGKQAANVIRL